One part of the Arabidopsis thaliana chromosome 4, partial sequence genome encodes these proteins:
- a CDS encoding integral membrane metal-binding family protein (DUF2296) (Protein of unknown function (DUF2296); CONTAINS InterPro DOMAIN/s: Protein of unknown function DUF2296 (InterPro:IPR019273); BEST Arabidopsis thaliana protein match is: Protein of unknown function (DUF2296) (TAIR:AT2G24330.1); Has 339 Blast hits to 333 proteins in 132 species: Archae - 0; Bacteria - 0; Metazoa - 140; Fungi - 115; Plants - 80; Viruses - 0; Other Eukaryotes - 4 (source: NCBI BLink).) — protein sequence MAQEQEGAVVEKGEPNDSSAAAVAATATATADSVKKKQNGFFSRLWNGIFRVRGDDFEKRLQYISREEATVLSRMKRRSISWRKLTRNLIVSSVLFEIIAVGYAILTTRTEDLDWRMRSFRILPMFILPAVSALAYSSIVSFSKMFDRRDQKTLEKLRAERLAKINELKERTNYYTTQQLIQRYDPDPAAKAAAATVLASKLGADSGLKVYLGDESQLDPSSGKSNDMEVNQSRGLRNRRQPNTRPHGSGSTSTHHSDDESHHSGTSERFPGTTEQNQQMLVEHYSPQGYAAHDGSWISRIAALLVGEDPTQSYALICGNCRMHNGLARKEDFAYITYYCPHCNALNKPKHSEENVLLPAISASPITDSLPLIETSEVVNSSSSSSERGSSPTPEIKEEAAITETGTPS from the exons ATGGCGCAGGAGCAGGAAGGAGCGGTCGTTGAGAAAGGTGAGCCGAATGATTCCTCCGCCGCTGCCGTGGCCGCAACCGCAACCGCAACCGCCGATAgcgtgaagaagaagcaaaatggATTCTTTTCGCGTTTGTGGAATGGGATATTTAGGGTTAGAGGTGACGATTTCGAGAAGAGACTTCAATACATCTCAAGGGAAGAAGCTACTGTTTTATCAAGGATGAAGCGTAGATCGATTTCATGGAGGAAACTCACCAGAAATCTCATCGTTTCCTCTGTATTATTCGAG ATAATTGCTGTGGGTTATGCGATCCTGACAACCAGAACGGAAGATTTGGATTGGAGAATGAGGAGTTTCCGGATCTTGCCAATGTTTATCTTACCTGCTGTTTCTGCTCTTGCTTATTCCTCAATCGTCAGCTTCTCAAAGATGT TTGACCGCAGAGATCAAAAGACCTTGGAAAAGCTTCGAGCTGAAAGGTTGGCGAAAATCAATGAACTTAAAGAAAGGACCAATTATTATACCACACAACAACTTATTCAG AGATATGACCCGGACCCAGCTGCAAAGGCAGCTGCCGCAACTGTCCTGGCATCCAAATTGGGTGCCGATTCAGGCTTGAAAGTATATTTAGGAGATGAATCCCAACTCGATCCATCCTCGGGCAAGAGCAATGACATGGAGGTTAACCAATCACGTGGGTTGAGGAATCGAAGGCAACCAAATACAAGACCCCACGGTTCTGGGAGCACTTCAACACATCATTCTGATGATGAGTCTCACCATTCTGGAACAAGCGAGAGATTTCCAGGCACCACAGAGCAAAACCAGCAGATGTTGGTTGAGCATTACAGCCCTCAGGGATATGCTGCTCATGATGGCAGTTGGATCTCACGCATTGCGGCTCTACTTGTGGGCGAAGATCCCACACAATCATATGCGCTCATTTGTGGAAACTGTCGTATGCACAATG GACTTGCTCGGAAAGAGGATTTTGCTTACATTACATACTATTGCCCTCACTGTAATGCTCTGAACAAACCGAAGCATTCAGAGGAGAATGTACTTCTTCCTGCTATTTCCGCTTCACCAATCACAGACTCTCTGCCACTGATTGAGACCAGCGAAGTGGTTAATAGCAGCAGCTCGAGTAGTGAACGTGGAAGTAGCCCCACTCCAGAAATAAAAGAGGAAGCTGCAATTACTGAGACCGGGACACCGAGCTGA